TTTCCCCTCAAAGAAGTAATTAGGCTGGTAAAACATAAAGTCGAAACCTAACTTTTTCCATGCCCACACATTATTTGCAGTGAAGTAAGGGATCCAGAAGAAAAGGAGATTTGCCTGATGTATAATATCGGCAGTCTGTTTTACAGTGTTTTCCATTTCTGGCGGTATGGATTCTCCAAGCCAATAGAATCCTAATAGTTTTAAGTTTGAATAGTGTGCGGATGAAAACTCAGTAATTACTTTTTCGATATACCATCGTATTGCGGTAATTCTATCTGTCTCATTTTGAAAGTTTAGATTGGATGCCTCTGCAGAGAGGGAACCGAAATTTTTAAAATTCAGGCTTGGTTCAGGAATAGTAATGATAATGCCAATATCTTCTTTTATAACATTTTTGTTGTGAAGGTTTTTGACTGCCTCGTTTAGTTCATTCAGGCAGGTATGCCAAACCTGTGCTAACCATGCCCAATCTTTAACATCGGCAATCTGTTTTTCATTCTTTTCACCCCAGAAATATTTTCCATCAGAAGTACGATATTCAATTAATAAAAACGCATCAAAAAGAGGGGTTGAGTTTGCTGTTTCCTTATCATGATATATAAGATAGGGTATAAAATCATCTGCTTTCCACTGCCTTCGTGTGGATGAGCCGTGGTAAATTAAGCACATATTTTTTGGTAGAGTAAATAAGGGGGATTGGTTATTAATCTTTTCATTTGCCTGAACAGATGCAGTAGAAAAAAGGCTACACCACGTTACAAAAATTAATACAGTACATATAACCTTTTTCATTTTAGTAGTACCTTTTAAACATCGTTTCCCCCATTTTATTTATGTGTTAAACGTATATTTCGCTTCTTCGCTGTGTATTATTTATTTATGGGTATATATATTTTTTAGATAGTATCAGATATCAGCCTTCAACAGTTTTGAGTAATTCTTTAAGGTACTTTATACTCCGTTCGGCTTGTTCGATAGTTCCACATTCAACACTCATAACGATGTCCCGCGATGTTTTTTTCAAGATAGTAATAACCTTTGCCCAATCGATAACGCCATCACCACAAGCACAACCGACTGGCGTTCCAGTAACTTTCCCTCGCTCTGCTTCTGCCTGTTGCATGGCTATATCTTTTGCATGTAAATGAACTAATCTATCACTGACATGTTCCAGCCATGCAATTGGGTCTTGACCACTTAGGAAACTATTGCCCGTGTCGAAATTGATACCTAATATGGGGGATTTAACAAGGGAATAGATACGGTCTAACCCTTCGGGGGATTTGCTATATTGTTGATGAGGTTCTAATCCAATTAGGATTCCTCGTGGTTCTGCTACGGCACATGCTTCCATAAGAACATATCGCATCAGAACATGGTCTTCTTCTACGGAGGTCCATTTAGGTTTAGGTCCTTCGTCAGTATTGACTACGGGGGCACCACATTCTCCAGCAAATCGGATTCCCTGTTTTAGATATTCTGTGCTGATTTCTGGTTTACAAAGTGGACAATGGGAAGAAAGTCCAGATAGTTTGACACCTGCGTTTTCACACGCTTTTTTAATACGGTAAGGGTCATCTAACATGGAAACGCTGTGGAAATAACCTGCTTCGCTGAGTAGTTCTCTGCCCCAATGCACCATCGGCTCTACATATTCATAGCCCAATTCTGCCGCCTTATCGACACCCCACTCGAAGGGTTTATCTGCGTGGCGGACAAATTCTAAATTTATTCCGATACCTATTTTTCCCATAACTCAATCCTTTTCAGTTTAATTTCTATTATAATGCCACAGGTCCTTTTCCATCTTCATAGGTGTACATCTTACTGTTTTTCCATGACAGCATACCCATAATCAATGTTGTCTGGACTTCGAATGCCATATCAATCGGGCTTAATGTATTTTTATCTTTACGTATACAGCAATCGATAAAACTGCGGAGGTAATCGGTCAAGTTTTCTCCTTTTTGAATGGGTATTTTTTCGGGGTTTTGAGTTTTAAGTGCTTTAGCAGGCCAGAACACGATATCTTCCTCGTTTATTGTTAACGTCCCTTCCCATCCACGAATGACAGGGACTCGGTTTTGTCCACGAAGGGATGTCCCCTGATATTCATTTGCCTGCGTGCCTAAAAGTGCCAAGTCAGTTTTATTATCATAATTAATAAGCATGTCAAACGTATCAGGAATCTCCCTTTCCTCATAGCGTAATTTGCCACCGATACCGACGACAATCTTCGGCATGTGGACGCCGATAGTATAGACAACAGGAGTTAATATGTGGGGATATAAATCTGTGGACATTCCACCAGCATAATCTGCATACATTCTCCAGCGGAAGAAGCGACTAACATCAAATTCACGTTTTGGAGCATCTTCTAAGAACGCATCCCAGTTTAAGTCGGGTCCAGGTTTAGCGTTGGGGTCATCAATTGGCATACCTCTTTCGCCCCAATCACCTAATCGGAAATAACCGCATTCTACATGCACAGGTTGACCGATTTTCCCTTGTTCCACCAGTTCTTTCATCTGTTTCCAAACGCTGTCTGACATTGCCTGAGTTCCAATTTGGAAGACGCAGTCCGATTGTTTTACTGCTTCTGTCATCTGTTTTGCTAATTCCCATTGTGTCCAATGAGTCATGGGTTTTTCACAATATACATGTTTGCCTGCTTTTACCGCTTCTATTGTTTGACGGGCATGGTGATGGTCAGGTGTAGCAATAATAACAACATCAACTTCTTTATCATTTAGTAATTCTCGATAATCCATATATTTCTTGCCACCGTAAATATCTGCCAATTTATCTAAACGAGGGCGATATATATCACAAAATGCCTTGAACTGCACTGTTTTATCGTTATCTTGCAAATGTTTTACTACCTGAGATAAATGGGTACCACGTCCACCACAGCCAATAACGCCAATTCCCAGTCGATTGTTTTGAGCCATTGAACTCTTCACAGCGGATACGCTTGCAGTCGCAATTAATCCTGTTGCTGTCGTCTTGATAAAACTACGACGACTCATATTTTGATGTTTCTTCATTTGAGAATGTTCCATAATGTTTCTCCTTACAATAATTTTATGT
This genomic interval from Candidatus Hydrogenedens sp. contains the following:
- a CDS encoding DUF4855 domain-containing protein; amino-acid sequence: MKKVICTVLIFVTWCSLFSTASVQANEKINNQSPLFTLPKNMCLIYHGSSTRRQWKADDFIPYLIYHDKETANSTPLFDAFLLIEYRTSDGKYFWGEKNEKQIADVKDWAWLAQVWHTCLNELNEAVKNLHNKNVIKEDIGIIITIPEPSLNFKNFGSLSAEASNLNFQNETDRITAIRWYIEKVITEFSSAHYSNLKLLGFYWLGESIPPEMENTVKQTADIIHQANLLFFWIPYFTANNVWAWKKLGFDFMFYQPNYFFEGKGGDIRLGLTAYRVEQFNCGVEIELDDRILNSDVHQLRFLKYVQAGAQFKWNQRPMAWYQANDTIYKLVKSENEKQQEIYQTIARFITQTYQPPRTEPSILEYKIPDHNGFNLAHRNNGTKVIEPSSGFCLSLNPEWAIDGDVDCYSGTSGFACCEIPGKIQIQFADTVTITCVQMLLFNLDERYYQYRIETSQDGNNWKTIIDKSQGEYRGWQKDTVSPHPARYLQVIPLLNSTGQNLFQIVELEVY
- a CDS encoding sugar phosphate isomerase/epimerase family protein → MGKIGIGINLEFVRHADKPFEWGVDKAAELGYEYVEPMVHWGRELLSEAGYFHSVSMLDDPYRIKKACENAGVKLSGLSSHCPLCKPEISTEYLKQGIRFAGECGAPVVNTDEGPKPKWTSVEEDHVLMRYVLMEACAVAEPRGILIGLEPHQQYSKSPEGLDRIYSLVKSPILGINFDTGNSFLSGQDPIAWLEHVSDRLVHLHAKDIAMQQAEAERGKVTGTPVGCACGDGVIDWAKVITILKKTSRDIVMSVECGTIEQAERSIKYLKELLKTVEG
- a CDS encoding Gfo/Idh/MocA family oxidoreductase is translated as MEHSQMKKHQNMSRRSFIKTTATGLIATASVSAVKSSMAQNNRLGIGVIGCGGRGTHLSQVVKHLQDNDKTVQFKAFCDIYRPRLDKLADIYGGKKYMDYRELLNDKEVDVVIIATPDHHHARQTIEAVKAGKHVYCEKPMTHWTQWELAKQMTEAVKQSDCVFQIGTQAMSDSVWKQMKELVEQGKIGQPVHVECGYFRLGDWGERGMPIDDPNAKPGPDLNWDAFLEDAPKREFDVSRFFRWRMYADYAGGMSTDLYPHILTPVVYTIGVHMPKIVVGIGGKLRYEEREIPDTFDMLINYDNKTDLALLGTQANEYQGTSLRGQNRVPVIRGWEGTLTINEEDIVFWPAKALKTQNPEKIPIQKGENLTDYLRSFIDCCIRKDKNTLSPIDMAFEVQTTLIMGMLSWKNSKMYTYEDGKGPVAL